The sequence gtgagccaccgcgcccggcctttttacATCTTTTGTAAGATTTATCCCTACATAGTCATATTGCTTGATagtattgtaaatggtatttttaaaaatttaaatttaaaaaaatttaaatttctgatcATACTAACAACGTATAGGATGTAGAAAtgtaaaaaacttttaaatggaTCTTATATCCTACAATCTTGATAAACCCACTTGTTTACCAACAAgtttgtttttacagattccataaaattttctagaatttttttatagattccaAAAAATTTTCTTCATACACAATTATAGATTCTAGCTTCTAGAAGTATTTATAGACAATTCTAGATTTTAGAAGTGTTTTCATAGATTCCATAAAAGTTTCTTCATAGACAATTATTGCCTCTTCAAATAATAAGTTTTACTTCTTTGTTCCCCGAATTGGacgttttaaaatttctttttcctttcattttttttttttttttttttttttgagaccgagtctcgctctgctgcccaggctggagtgcagtggcatgatctcggctcactgcaagctccacctcccgggttcacaccattctcctgcttcagcctcccgagtagctgggactacaggcacccaccaccatgtctggctaattttgtgtatttttagtagagactgggtttcactgtgttagccaggattgtctcgatctcctgacctcgtgacccgcccacctcggcctcccaaactgctgggattacaggcatgagccactgcgcccggcctaaaatttatttttctttccatattgcactggctagaattTCCTGCATAAGACTGGTTAGAAAGGTTGAGAAAAGACATTCTTGTTgttaattttaaggaaaaacatCCAGTCTTTTTGTATGACAAATACTATGATTTCGATGTTTCTAtcttttgatttctgccttgaaaaaattttttctaGGCTAAGAAAAAACAGTTTTGGAAGTCAGAGCATCACCAAACCAAGGACAGTGATTGCACTAGGTAACATTATTCTTGGTACTCAATATTCAAATATCGCATTGAATACTTTTCAAAATAAGGGGTGGTTGGAGTTAAGTATTTTGTTATTGATAAAAATTTTGGTTCAAGCACTACAAATTGCTAAtggaaattttcctttttgacaATAGTGTGGGTAGGTTTCAGGGTATATAAGGTAAATTctatatgtaaatgtttatttcacatatatgttttcacttcttttgtggttatCGTCATTTCATAAGTGCTAGGAGAAATCTCTTCTCCatatattcttaatttcttcttagtAACATTTCATGACTACAAAGTACTATTAtggtaatatttataaatacatatatttttacaattataaaagtaatatataagtTTTATGTAAAAGTTTTGGaaattcagaaaaatgtaaaggaaatCAAAGTTACTGACAAGTCCATATCTTACAGaagtatttttaacattttggtatatatatttccataatgTCACATATTTCCAAGTAATTATGTGTATGAAACATACATACAGGCATGTAGTTTCATTTGGTAATTACTGTATAGAGaactttatatataaaactttttacCTTCTGCTTCTGGTTATAAATGAGGTAGCTTATATCACACAAGTCCTCCTATTACGAACTACCATAAAaactgaagaagaagaagaaagcaactAAAACATCTGTTTGAAGGCATTGGGGAGCAACCAAGAAAGTCAGGATTTAGAAGACCAGAGTGAAGTACAGAGGAAAGCATAAAGGCCTAACAGGCATGTACTTGGGGTCCCAGCAGGAGGGACGAGAGAGAGTGGGACAGAACCAGTACTTGAAGAGAGAGGGCTGAGAGCTTTCCAAAATtgaaacacacactcacatgcacacacacaaacacacacacacacccctaaatCACAGATTTAAGAAACTCTATAAACCAAAACCtggataaatggaaagaaaatcacTCCTAGCCCATCATAATGTAGCTTCTGAAAGACCAAATCAAAGATATACTTGAATAACAGTAATAGAAAATAGACAAATTACCTTTCAAAGAGCTACAATGACATAAAaaaccacttttaaaaataaaaatagtggaaGAAAAAGACCATAGAATTTCAAACGCTTGAAAGAAAACAACTGCAAACCTGAAATTTAATATCCGgtgaaacatttctttaaaaaaaagttggggaaaataaagatatttcaaaacaataacaatagcaGTAAAAGTTTATCACCAGCAGAATGCacttaaaatattaagtgaatTCATTAGGTAGAAGAAAAGTGATACCAGATGGATGCATAGTAATGCAGGAAGGAGCAGGGAACACTGGGAGCACAAACGTGTGGGTAAATATAAAGGCATATTTCCtgtttaaaagtaataataatgttttatagaGTTTTAAACATATGCAGATTTAGAATATATGTTAACAGTTGCACATAAGGAAGAGGGCAGTAAATGGAGTTCAGTGTTAAAAAGGTTTTGCATTCTCTGGGAggttgtaaaaataataatttaaagtatCTATTAGTAAGTTAAGGATACATATTATAATCTCTAGTGTATGTCTAAAAGAATGATTAAAGCATGTAGAAATAATAAGTTAATGGAGTGggataaagtaaataataaaaaaattaattaatccaaaataatgtaagaaaggaaaacacaatGGAAATGAGATAGGAAAAATAGAGGACAAAGAATATAGCAGGTATATATCCTTGTTTTAGTCTGTTCAAGCTGttaaatgaaatactatacacTGGGTGGcttccaaacaacagaaatttatttctcacagttgtggaggttgggaagtccaagaacaaggtTCTGGCAAATTTGAAGTCTGATGACCATCTTTTTTGCTGTAACTCACAAAGCAGTAGAGATGAGGGATCTGTTTGGGGCCTCTTTTATATCGGCACGAATCCCATTCattagggctctgccctcatgacctaataatcacctcccaaggcttcacctccaaataccatcacattgaagATTAGGTTTCAGtatgtgaattttggggagacacaaacattcaaactttTGGCTCCCCCCAgattcatgtccttctcatatcTGACATACATTCATTCCATCTCAATAGTCCCCAAAATCTTAATttgttccagcatcaactcaaaagtttaaagttcaaagtctcatttaaaaatcagatatgaGGGAGACTCACAGTACAATTCATTCTGAGGCAAACTGCTGTTCAGATGGGAACCTGTGAGATTGAACACGTtgtgtgcttccaaaatacaagaGTGGGACcaggcataggatagacattcccattccaaagggagaaataggaaagaagaaattcaTAACAAATGCTtcccaagtccaaaatccaacagaGCAAACATTAaatcttttttggggggatggggagtgggtacagagtttctctcttgttgcccaagctggagtgcaatggtgtgatctccgctcactgcaacctctgcctcccaggttcaagtgattctcctgcctcagcctccccagtagctaggatcacaggtgtgtgccaccacacccagctaatttttgtattttttttagtagagacaaggtttcaccatgttggccaggctggtctccaactcctgacctcagtgatccacccacctcagcctcccaaagtactgggattgcaggcatgagccacggcgctcGGCCAACATTAAATCTTAAGTCTTAAAAATAATCCTCTTTGGTTCCATGTCTCACTTCCAGACATACTGATGTGGTGAACCTGTCTCCACAGCTTTGGGTGGCCCTGCTCCCAGGGCAGCTTGATACCTGGCTTGCATCCTGGCTCCCTGGGGCTAGAGTCACACACTGGCTGCTTTACTGCTCTGGGTCAAGGGAGCTGACCTACCCCAGCTCTGCTAAGCGTTGGGCTTCACAGGGACTCTCTGTGGTGCCTCACACCCTCGGAGACTTTTGCACTCTGCgcctttataagggcactaattccctTCATGAAGGCTCTGTTCTCAGAacctagtcacctcccaaaggcccataTCCAAATACTATCAATTGAGGATTAGCTTTCAATATGTAATTTTTTGGGGagacaaaaacattcagaccataacaacCCTAATACTATCTATAACTACATTTAATATACTATGAACTCAATACTTCAAAGACACTGTCAGATTGGATTAAAACAAATGTTCTAATGCTTACATGGGACCCACATTAAATACAAAGACATAGAAAGATTTaaagtaaaaagattttttaaaaaaagctgttCCATGATAATATTAATGGAAAAACAGTTAATGTAGCTGTAATGATATCAAACAAAAGTGGCCACATACAGCAAGTAGGaaacggctgggcgcggtggctcatgccggtaatcccagcactttgggaggccgaggagggcggatcacgaggtcaggagatcgagaccatcctggctaacatggtgaaaccccatctctaataaaaaattgaaaaaattagccaggcgtggtggcaggtgcctgtagtcccagctactcaggaggctgaggtaggagaatggcgtgaacccgggaggtggggcttgcagtgagccaagatcgttcctttgcactccagcttgggcgacagagcgagactctgtctcaaaaaaaaaaaaaaaacaaaaaaagagaaaaaagaaatagaaacctaGTTAAAGatgttataatgataaaaggtaaTATATACcgataatattataattatatgtgatatattctatattataatgTTAAATGTATGATCATTTGATAAAATCAAATAACATGATGATAAAATCATTATAATTAGGCTATCAAGATGAAAGGGTAAATTCCACAGGAAAATATAGCGATCTTAAACCCGTGTACCCTTAATAAAACAGCATCAAATTATGTAGTGAAAattggccagtcatggtggcttgtgcctataatcccagcactttgggaggccaaggcaggtggatcgcttgaggtcagaagttcgagaccagtctggccaacatggtgaaaccccatctctacaaaaaatacaaaaaaaaagaaaattagctgggcgtggtggtgtgcccctgtagtcccagctactcgggaggctgaggcaggagaatcacttgaacctgggaggcacaggctcccaccaccacacttcagcctgggcaacagagtgagtgagactctatctcaaaaaaaaaaaaaagtaaaattacgtAGTACAAGTTGACAGCATATAATGAAAGCGTAAGTAGAGAAATTCACACTCATTAATTGAAATTTTCCCCCCGTCCTTTCAGTAACTAATGAGACAGTTAGATAAAAATATCAGcagaagccaggcacggtggctcacacatgtaatcccagcactttaggaggctgaggttggtggttcgcttgagctcaggaactcgagaccagcctgggcaacatggtgagatcctgcctctacgaaaaatacaaaaaattagcctggtgtggtgatgcgcacctgtaatcccagctactaggggtgCTGAGAGGGGATGAttacttgtgcccaggaggttgaggctgcagtgagctgcaattgcaccactgtacttcagcctgggtgacagagcaagacccagtctcaaaaaaaaaaaaaaaatcaatagagaaatTTGAACAACATAGTAAGTTTGACTAGTTGACATATGTAGAGTTTTGCACCCAACAAATGCAAAACAATTTTTCACGTACacatgaaataattagaaaataactaTATACTGGGGAGTAAGTTTCAAAAAATATCTATGAATTGAAGTCATATTGAGTATGGTCTCAGTTTACAGTGTAATTCAACTggaaatcaacaataaaaaggctAGAAAATCTCCAAACGGTTGAAGATGATCAACTATATACATAcatgcgtatatatacacataaacatatatggACACACgtgtatacatacgtgtatatacacatatatacacatgtgcatatgtgtatacaaacatacacacatgtatacacacgtgtataaactatatacatgtgcatatatacacacatacacacgtgtgtatatatgtgtgtatatacacacgtgtgtgtgtatatacacgtgtgcatatgtgtgtatatacacacaagtgtgcatatatgtgtgtatatacactgtgtatgtgtgtgtatatacacgtgcgtatatgtgtgtatatacacgtgtgtatatgtgcgtgtatatacgtgtgtatatatgtgtgtgtatatacacgtgtgtgtatatatgtgtatgtatacacgtgtgtgtatatagttGATCATCTTCAACCGTTTGGAgattttctattatatatattttttctttaacattataTGGTGTTTTATCATATAGTGTTTCTTACGGACATAGCTTAAGAATCATCTGTTATTTTGTTTCACAGAAAGCGTGAAACTGCAGGGGAGCCGATTTGTATAGATCCTGGTAAAAAGATAATTGAGTAGGTAAATTCCAGGGAGCTTTTGTACAGTGGATCCCCCTGTCAGTGGTTTTGGAGTCCCTAGTTTCAGTTACTCGTGGTCAACTGTGGTCTAAAAATATTAAACGGAAAATTCCAGGAATAAACAGTTCCTAGGTTTTCAATTGTGTTGACTTCTGATTGGCGTGATGAGATCCAGCCATCTTACTCCTTCCCACAGAAAGTGAGTCCTCCCTTTGCCCAGCGTTTCCCTGCTGTCTACAATATCCACCTGTTAGTCACTTCACAGTCTGGGTTATTAGATGACTGTGGCAATGACCAGTGCGGTGTGTTCAAGTCGCCCTGATTTTACTGACTTTTTGCCcttatttctctctggctccaaaGTGCAAGAgaagtgatgctggcaattcagatatgccaaagagaagctgcAAATGCCTCCTTTAAGTTAAAAGGTAAAAATTCTggacttaataaggaaagaaaaaaaatcatatgcagAGGTTGCCAAGATCTACTAAAAACAAATCTTCTATCCACGaaaatgtgaagaagaaaaaagaaatgcatgctAGTTTTGCTGTTGCATCATTTTTGGATGGAAGAACAGAAACATGTTCCCATTGACCGCAATgggtactatccatggtttcaggcatccactggggctCTTGGAACCTATCCCCCATAGGTATGGGGGGGTTACTGTATTTCTGGCCCCACAGTCTTCTACTGCCGACTTTAGGTCTCTCTGGATCTCAGGCCCCCTTCTCTAAGATGCATCCTAGAGGACCAAAAATACACTTTATTTGGGCTTTGCCTGCTTTTGTGGAAGGGTAGTTTACTAGAGGATATAATCTCGTGTTTTAATTTGCTCTCTCTCCTAAAGgaaatgtggagaaaaaaaaaagcagaaattggAAATAACCAATATTTAGTTTATTTCATTCGATTCTTAGGGGAACTGGTGAGGAGCCTAAGATGATTTTCCCTTCCTAGAGAAAGAATCCAAAGTCCAGGGAAATAGCGACAGGGGAGTTCAAGACTGCCCCTACTAGTCCTTCCTTGGCTACTCTCCGCTGCGATCGCAGGATAGCTCTCATTAGCAGGAGAATCGGGCAAGTGTGTGGATAAGTAGAGAGTGTGTTGAACAACTTGTAACGTTTTATGAAATACGCATTGTCATGGTTCCCTAAAAGGCTTTGCGGAAGCCGTTTGTCTTTACTAATCAAGTCTTTACTTACACAAAAGTAGAAGTAGAAGTAGTTTTAGAAAACATACTAACAATCTTCTATCCCCTTGAAGACCAGCGTAGCAGAAAACAGGTGATTTGCATTATAAAATTGCACtcactttttcctcctttcaGATTTCACATTACATTAGCCCATTTGTGTTACGgtgtttaaaaaatggaaaaggcgCCTCCACTGCATTGTTCTCCTTTAAAAATAGATCACTTACACCCTAACTTTGTTTTCCTTAAATTCGATTCTTAACAGGAGAGCTTTCTATTATTTCAGATGGAGTGAGGTTGCACGACTGGGATGGAAGAAAGGAATCCCTTAAATTTGGGGGAATTTCTGTTCTCTGTTCCAAGACCATTTTActtggggtgtgggggtgggcgcGGCGGTCAGGGCAGTGGAACGCAGTCGCGGCTGCGCCATCCCTGCACTTCCAGGCGCGCGGGAGGGACCGGCGGGGACGCGAGCTGCGGACTCTGGCGAACGCGGGGGAGGCAGACACGGGGAGGCGGACACCCAGCCGGCAGGCGTCTCAGCCTCCCCGCAGCCGGCGGGCTTTTCTCCTGACAGCTCCAGGAAAGGCAGACCCCTTCCCCAGCCAGGTAAGGTAAAGACTGCTGTTGAGCTTGCTGTTACTGAGGGCGCACAGACCCTGGGGAGACCGAAGCTTGCCACTGCGGGATTCTGTGGGGTAACCTGGGTCTACGGAAGTTTCCTGAAAGAGGGGAGAAGGGTTTGCATTTTTCCTATGGAGGATTCTTCTCTCTCTAGCATTTCGTTTGATGTATTCAACTGGTAGAAGTGAGATTTCAACAGGTAGCAGAGAGCGCTCACGTGGAGGAGGTTTGGGGCGCCGCGgcgccacccccacccctcctcgGGACCGCGCCTATTTCTAAAGTTACACGTCGACGAACTAACCTATGCTTTAAATTCCTCTTTCCAGCCCCGTGAGTCCGCGGCGACATTGGGCCGTGGGGTGGCTGGGAACGGTCCCCTCCTCCGGAAAAACCAGAGAACGGCTTGGAGAGCTGAAACGAGCGTCCGCGAGCAGGTCCGTGCAGAACCGGGCTTCAGGACCGCTGAGCTCCGTAGGGCGTCCTTGGGGGACGCCAGGTCGCCGGCTCCTCTGCCCTCGTTGAGATGGACAACGCCTCGTTCTCGGAGCCCTGGCCCGCCAACGCATCGGGCCCGGACCCGGCGCTGAGCTGCTCCAACGCGTCGACTCTGGCGCCGCTGCCGGCGCCGCTGGCGGTGGCTGTACCAGTTGTCTACGCGGTGATCTGCGCCGTGGGTCTGGCGGGCAACTCCGCCGTGCTGTACGTGTTGCTGCGGGCGCCCCGCATGAAGACCGTCACCAACCTGTTCATCCTCAACCTGGCCATCGCCGACGAGCTCTTCACGCTGGTGCTGCCCATCAACATCGCCGACTTCCTGCTGCGGCAGTGGCCCTTCGGGGAGCTCATGTGCAAGCTCATCGTGGCTATCGACCAGTACAACACCTTCTCCAGCCTCTACTTCCTCACCGTCATGAGCGCCGACCGCTACCTGGTGGTGCTGGCCACTGCGGAGTCGCGCCGGGTGGCCGGCCGCACCTACAGCGCCGCGCGCGCGGTGAGCCTGGCCGTGTGGGGGATCGTCACACTCGTCGTGCTGCCCTTCGCAGTCTTCGCCCGGCTAGACGACGAGCAAGGCCGGCGCCAGTGCGTGCTAGTCTTTCCGCAGCCCGAGGCCTTCTGGTGGCGCGCGAGCCGCCTCTACACGCTCGTCCTGGGCTTCGCCATCCCCGTGTCCACCATCTGTGTCCTCTATACCACCCTGCTGTGCCGGCTGCATGCCATGCGGCTGGACAGCCACGCCAAGGCCCTGGAGCGCGCCAAGAAGCGGGTGACCTTCCTGGTGGTGGCGATCCTGGCGGTGTGCCTCCTCTGCTGGACGCCCTACCACCTGAGCACCGTGGTGGCGCTCACCACCGACCTCCCGCAGACGCCGCTGGTCATCGCTATCTCCTACTTCATCACCAGCCTGAGCTACGCCAACAGCTGCCTCAACCCCTTCCTCTACGCCTTCCTGGACGCCAGCTTCCGCAGGAACCTCCGCCAGCTGATAACTTGCCGCGCGGCCGCCTGACTCCCCCAGCGTCCGGCTCCGCAACTGCCCGCCACCCCTGGCCAGCGAGGGAGGAGCCGGCGCCAGAGTGCGGGACCAGACAGGCCGCCTAGGCCTCCTGGGGAAACTGACTCGCGCCCCATCCCCGACCTAGCAGATCGGAAGCGCTGCGACTGCGCCCGCAGGTTGACCTTgccaagccctccaggtgatgcGCGGCCACGCCGGGTGAGAAGAACTGAGGCTGAGATTGCCACACTGAGGGCTCCCTAAAGCcgaggtggaggaagaggagggtagAGGAGGAGGGCGGTATTGCTGGGAACcgccccctccctgccctgctccctGCTCCCCCACCCGAGTCCTGGCAGTCTGGAACCTGGCTGGAGTCGGAACTCTCTCCGCGCCTTCGAAGGGAGGCCCGAGGACGCTGCGGGCGCCCCCAGGCGTCGGCTCCGCGCGGCCCCTGCTGTAGCTGGCGCACAGCCCCGGCGGGTCCCCTTGTTCTCCGCGCGCTCTGGGAAGACGGTCAGGCGCGCGCGTTTGGCGCCCACCCCTGTGAGACCCGCGTGGCCGGGCGCCCCGGGCGGGGACCGCTGCCGAGGCCGCCAGCACCTCTTCAACTGGGGAAAACACAACGACTCGGGATGCCCCATCGGAATGTGTgtacacctgtgtgtgtgtgtggtgtgcacgCGTTTGCGGAGGCATGAGATGCGGGGAAGGAGGCTGGCGCTTGGCAGTGACTGCCTAGAATATGATACGAATAGTGATCCTTCTTTCTGTCTGCCCCAActccttcttttctttgccttttcccttTCCTATCCGTGATCTCCCCTGAAAATGTCAGACTCCCGGAGCAAGGAACCCGGAGTAGCCCGGGCGCGCGGTTCCGGCGCCCCCTGGAGGAGCCAGCGGCCGAGTGCTTAGCGTCCGAGGACCGCGGGGCTTTGTGGTGGAGCACTCCGGCTGAGCGCGCTTCACAGCGCTGTGGCGCACTGGTCATCGTTGCTTATAGAGGATGCCAAGCCCCACCCCCATTCCCCCAATTGGCCTCGTCTCTTGTCTTACTTAGATCAGTTTGTTGTAACTGTTCATGTGTGTACTGTTTTTCAGGACTGAAAACTTTATAAATAATGTACATGTCCTAATCTCACGAGTTGCCATGAAGATcaaataagttaaaaagaaatgcGATCTATTCTCTTGTGTTCCCTTTCTCCTCTGCTTCCTTGGCCCCGCCTTAGGGAGAGCAGGAAGCAGGGATGACCGACGGCTTCAGGTTTTCTCTGCTGTACTTTTCACAGGGAACTGTGGATTACCTGGGCTTTATTCCTTACTTGTAGACGGTATCCGGTAGGTAGTCCCGGTAAACCTGGTAAATACTGGTTCTGGAGTCACCAGAGAGACTGGCCAGCATCCTACCTGTGTTTTTATCTCTGCATATGGAAGACAAAGTGGATTAAGAGAGAGGACTGGCATTGGGTTTGCCCAATCCTCTGCAGTTTAGCCTTAGACATGAGGGCCGAACCCTAACCAAACTCTGGTAATTGATTATGGTGTTTTAAAAGGTATTAATCTTTAGGATGAAGTCCAAACAGGATGAAAATTTCTACAAATGTTTGTTTCCTATGTCATGTgtgagaaaagaaatgtgagtgTTGCAGCACATTTTGTTTGCTTAGTTTGGCATCTTCAATCAATTTCTCAATTATTTAGGTTGAAAAtagcttttaataaatatttggaaggAAAAAACGCCCCCTTGGAATGGGGGGAAGCAAACCCCCTCTCTGATTTTGGTGAATGAGAATTGCTTTCTTAGCTCTCAGAGTTTTTAGGAACATTGAAATAATTCATAGCCATCAGTttagaaaatatacattaaaaaacctTCTGTCTTGGGTGGCAAATAATAGTAAATTgtttaaaagaaagttttcatCTGCAATGAGTTTCGAGTGGTGGACCTCATGGCATTTGAACAGGCCTCTCTCTGCTGGCCGGCTTCAGAGGCTTCTTGGAATTCATTTTAATATCTTTCGAATTTCTAGGAAACATTCTATTGATTTTCCTTAAACTCTCAAAATTATCTCATGAATCCTCTgtaacttttcaaaattaaagttttaaactTAGAGTAACTTGTAGATTACCTAAGGTGATGGACAAAGAGTAAGGTGAACATTTGGCTACAAACACAGCTGGGGTGATTGTCTGGATTCAATATCTCATCTGTCTTAATAAGCTCAGTAACTGGACTCAGATGGGGGACAGCTGAGTGATCCATCTGTCCACTGTTTCATCCCTACAGTAGATTGACCTCTAGCCTTCTTGGAATCTATGGAGATGACTGCTGGAAAAATACACGGGCTGACATTACTGTTCATCCCCAGCAAGGCATGGATTGGCTTCTGAGTATGCCTGTGGGATTAATCAGGTCTCAGCAGTTGAGTTCCTCCTGGGCTTTCTGATCACTGGATAAACTGTTGTATCATTATTTCTAGGTCATTGCCCTTCATACGAGCATGTAGACTGTATATCTCAGGCTTCCTTTTTATGTCTTGGGTAATTGGttgaataaatacacacataagcCAGGCAAAAGTAGAATTTATTCACATCATTGTATTGCAAAGGTTTTAACACTGTGTTGAATTCTTGCGGTTTCTGTGTAAACTCTATGGTTTGGTTTTACCACTTTGAATAGTTAAAAATGTCTATTTGCTTTTACTTAATTTAGTGCAGTTATGTAATGTGTATGCTTATGTTTTCTCTTGACAAACGCAGAAACTCTGTAGTCCATTGTAGAGGAGCtcagtttaaaataaaagctgaaacaTTCTGTGTGATAAGTGAACATTCTATTTTCTGAGAACAAGTTATCCACAATTAAGTCACCTTAGCATTTGTGCAGTgttactatttaaaaatactgCCTTCATTGGAAAAGTGATCCAATGAATACTCAATGAATAAATAGAAGTATTTGACAGGACAAAATTAAGAATGAACACCCCCACCCCTTAATTTGGTTGATTGTGAAAATGATGCAAAGCTGCTGATAAACACAGAGATTCCAGAACTTATGCTGGGCAGAGAAAGGATGCTAAACTTTTATCATACCATCAAAAGCctcatttcttaaatatttgagcAGCTATGTGGAgggggagaagggaagaaaaattgCTTCAATTATTAGTATACACATTGCTATCAGCAATATGCCTAGACATAGCACAAATATGCAAGGTGGAGAATCTCACCTGAAAAACTCACGAACTTATTATAAACCCTTCTTTCCTCAGCAACATGCTGGGAAAACAACAGCAAGACAAAAAAACAGTAAACTCTCCTTGGATGTTAATCATCTATGCTTATGCACATTAAGAAAGAGATCAGAGAATTCTGCCCATAATGGTCTTTTATTAGCACAGCTTTGGGTCTGGCACTTCAGCCCccattttaca comes from Pan troglodytes isolate AG18354 chromosome 7, NHGRI_mPanTro3-v2.0_pri, whole genome shotgun sequence and encodes:
- the NPBWR1 gene encoding neuropeptides B/W receptor type 1, with translation MDNASFSEPWPANASGPDPALSCSNASTLAPLPAPLAVAVPVVYAVICAVGLAGNSAVLYVLLRAPRMKTVTNLFILNLAIADELFTLVLPINIADFLLRQWPFGELMCKLIVAIDQYNTFSSLYFLTVMSADRYLVVLATAESRRVAGRTYSAARAVSLAVWGIVTLVVLPFAVFARLDDEQGRRQCVLVFPQPEAFWWRASRLYTLVLGFAIPVSTICVLYTTLLCRLHAMRLDSHAKALERAKKRVTFLVVAILAVCLLCWTPYHLSTVVALTTDLPQTPLVIAISYFITSLSYANSCLNPFLYAFLDASFRRNLRQLITCRAAA